A genome region from Sphingobacteriaceae bacterium GW460-11-11-14-LB5 includes the following:
- a CDS encoding DNA-binding protein, with protein sequence MENNPQHPITEETITGKIYHIRNQKVMLDSDLSNLYQVETKQLKRQVKRNLLRFPADFMFELSDDEQKILRSQFGTLGHGTYSKYRTMAFTEQGVAMLSSVLNSERAILVNIEIIRTFTKIRSTIAQSIVLKQEIDKIKSRLDNQDKNLELVFKYLDELISPKVPEAVPRQRIGFRPDII encoded by the coding sequence ATGGAAAATAACCCACAACACCCGATCACCGAAGAAACGATCACTGGCAAAATATACCACATAAGAAATCAAAAAGTAATGCTGGACAGTGATTTATCTAATCTTTACCAGGTCGAAACCAAACAGCTTAAGCGGCAGGTAAAGAGAAACCTTTTAAGATTCCCTGCTGATTTTATGTTTGAACTTAGTGATGACGAACAGAAAATCCTAAGGAGCCAATTTGGCACCTTAGGACATGGAACGTATTCGAAATATCGGACTATGGCTTTTACAGAACAGGGAGTTGCAATGCTTTCAAGTGTTCTGAACAGTGAACGGGCCATTCTGGTCAACATCGAAATCATCAGGACATTTACTAAAATTCGTTCAACGATTGCGCAAAGCATAGTTTTAAAACAAGAAATCGATAAGATCAAAAGCCGTCTGGACAATCAGGACAAAAATCTGGAACTTGTATTTAAATACCTAGATGAGCTCATTTCACCAAAGGTTCCTGAAGCTGTTCCAAGACAACGGATTGGCTTCAGACCTGACATAATATAA
- a CDS encoding 3-phosphoshikimate 1-carboxyvinyltransferase, translating to MSKNALVSFKGTKNINTEIQLTGSKSECNRALIISALSKKLVKVENLSNAADTVTLNGILNNLEEELEVEIQESKTVDVGPAGTAMRFLSAYLSAKNGNFLLTGTERMKQRPIGILAEALKTIGADISYAEAEGFPPLNIVGPLNQKTAEVKIKGDISSQYISALLMIAPILPQGLTLEIEGELTSKPYVDMTLDMLAEVGIAHSWNGNSISIKPQAFKPGTLVVEPDWSAASYWYSIAALADEAEISLPALKEKSLQGDSQIKNIMKIFGIATSKTDNGIAISNLGLSLDTKEVLDLKTCPDLAQTIVVIAAALGKNMAFTGLETLKIKETDRIAALQNELAKIGVTLTEDNLVYTLNTDNLHFPDKITIATYEDHRMAMAFAPLALLINEVEIEEMQVVEKSYPYYWEDLKKAGFDVSIK from the coding sequence ATGTCGAAAAACGCCTTAGTTTCTTTTAAAGGAACCAAGAATATTAATACGGAAATCCAATTAACGGGCTCGAAAAGCGAATGCAACAGGGCTTTAATTATTAGCGCTTTAAGCAAGAAACTGGTTAAAGTTGAAAACCTTTCCAATGCTGCCGATACGGTAACCTTAAATGGCATTCTGAATAATCTTGAAGAAGAGTTAGAAGTAGAAATCCAGGAATCAAAAACAGTTGATGTTGGCCCTGCCGGAACCGCTATGCGTTTCTTATCGGCTTATCTTTCAGCTAAAAATGGCAATTTCTTACTTACCGGTACCGAGCGGATGAAACAACGTCCTATTGGTATTTTGGCAGAAGCCTTAAAAACAATCGGGGCTGATATTTCTTATGCAGAAGCCGAAGGTTTCCCCCCATTGAATATTGTTGGGCCCTTAAATCAAAAAACTGCTGAAGTTAAAATTAAAGGCGATATCAGCAGTCAATATATTTCGGCTTTGCTGATGATTGCCCCTATCCTACCTCAGGGTTTAACTTTAGAAATTGAAGGCGAGCTCACTTCTAAACCATATGTAGATATGACTTTAGATATGTTGGCTGAAGTTGGCATTGCACATTCCTGGAATGGAAATTCAATCTCCATTAAACCACAGGCTTTTAAACCCGGCACCTTGGTTGTAGAACCCGACTGGAGTGCAGCATCGTATTGGTACAGCATTGCAGCTTTAGCTGATGAAGCAGAAATTAGTTTACCTGCCTTAAAAGAAAAAAGTTTGCAGGGTGATAGCCAGATCAAAAATATCATGAAGATTTTTGGCATTGCAACCAGCAAAACCGATAATGGAATTGCGATTAGCAACTTAGGCCTTTCTTTAGATACAAAAGAAGTTTTAGACTTAAAAACCTGTCCTGATTTAGCACAAACTATTGTCGTTATTGCGGCAGCTTTGGGTAAAAACATGGCCTTTACAGGTTTAGAAACCTTAAAAATTAAAGAAACAGACCGTATTGCAGCCCTTCAGAACGAATTGGCCAAAATAGGTGTGACATTAACGGAAGACAACCTGGTGTATACACTAAACACTGACAATCTTCATTTCCCGGATAAAATTACGATTGCAACCTACGAGGACCACCGTATGGCAATGGCTTTTGCACCGCTTGCACTATTGATTAACGAAGTTGAAATTGAAGAAATGCAGGTCGTAGAAAAATCTTATCCGTATTATTGGGAAGATTTGAAAAAAGCGGGATTTGATGTTAGCATCAAGTAG
- a CDS encoding prephenate dehydratase, whose amino-acid sequence METTKRVAIQGIKASFHEEAAYKFFGKDIETVECNSFKETCDKLEKNDADFVVMAIENSIAGSLLPNYTLIRDFGFSVVGEVYLPIQLHLMALPGVKFEDIKVVTSHPIAIRQCIDFFYDYPHIKIVESNDTAACAKRIQEEQLTDTMAIANSLAAELYSLNILERRVESNKKNYTRFLILKKDKTDEGKKINKASICFQVGHKAGSLATVLNIFAEQDVSLTKIQSMPVLGKRNEYYFYVDLEWPSTEKYDKAIRKALKYTSNFNILGEYQKNDKV is encoded by the coding sequence ATGGAAACGACAAAACGAGTAGCAATTCAGGGTATTAAAGCATCTTTCCACGAAGAAGCTGCATACAAATTCTTTGGTAAAGACATTGAAACTGTTGAGTGTAATTCTTTTAAAGAAACCTGCGACAAGCTAGAGAAAAACGATGCCGATTTCGTAGTAATGGCTATCGAAAACTCTATCGCTGGCAGTTTATTGCCAAACTATACACTGATCCGTGATTTTGGTTTTTCGGTTGTAGGCGAAGTTTACTTACCTATTCAGTTGCACTTAATGGCGCTACCAGGCGTAAAATTTGAGGATATTAAAGTAGTTACTTCTCATCCCATCGCCATCCGCCAGTGTATCGATTTCTTTTACGATTATCCACACATTAAAATTGTAGAAAGCAACGATACCGCTGCCTGCGCTAAACGGATCCAGGAAGAGCAATTAACCGATACCATGGCCATTGCAAACAGTTTAGCTGCAGAACTTTACAGCCTGAACATTTTAGAACGCCGCGTAGAATCGAATAAAAAAAATTACACCCGTTTTTTAATCCTTAAAAAAGATAAAACAGACGAAGGAAAGAAAATAAACAAAGCATCAATCTGTTTTCAAGTTGGACACAAAGCCGGCTCGCTGGCCACAGTGTTAAATATCTTTGCAGAACAGGATGTAAGCTTAACAAAAATACAATCTATGCCGGTTTTAGGTAAGAGAAATGAGTATTACTTTTACGTCGATTTAGAATGGCCAAGTACTGAAAAATACGATAAAGCCATTAGAAAAGCATTAAAATATACATCGAACTTCAACATTTTAGGAGAATATCAGAAGAACGATAAAGTATAA
- a CDS encoding chorismate synthase, whose translation MAGNSFGQLFRITTFGESHGVAIGVIIDGCPAQLDIDMDFIQSELDKRKPGQSKITTQRKESDTVQILSGVFEGKSTGTPIALLIPNEDQRSKDYGHNVDVYRPSHADYVYDAKYGIRDHRGGGRSSARETAARVAAGAIAKLFLKQQGIEIFAHVTSVGTIEAPNLESNDLSALLQIREENIVRCADPATAHEMIEFIDSVRKDGDTVGGKIGCVVKGCPAGLGEPVFDKLHADLGKAMLSINAVHGFEYGSGFAGSELRGSQHNDIPQPKAADSKVFKTTTNYAGGILGGISNGMDITFKVAFKPVATIMHNQQTINAAGEASEIKGKGRHDPCVVPRAVVIVEAMAALVLADQFLRNKASII comes from the coding sequence ATGGCAGGCAACTCATTCGGACAACTATTTCGCATCACCACTTTTGGCGAATCTCATGGCGTAGCCATTGGGGTAATTATTGATGGCTGTCCGGCGCAATTGGATATCGACATGGATTTTATCCAATCAGAACTGGATAAACGTAAACCGGGTCAATCCAAAATTACCACCCAAAGAAAAGAAAGCGATACCGTACAGATTTTATCGGGTGTGTTTGAAGGAAAAAGTACAGGTACGCCTATTGCACTTTTAATTCCGAACGAAGATCAGCGGTCAAAAGATTACGGTCATAATGTTGATGTTTATCGTCCCAGCCATGCCGATTATGTTTACGATGCGAAATATGGTATCCGCGATCACCGTGGCGGAGGTCGTTCCTCAGCCCGCGAAACAGCTGCCCGAGTAGCCGCCGGGGCAATTGCCAAGCTATTTTTAAAGCAGCAGGGCATTGAAATTTTTGCACATGTAACTTCAGTAGGTACCATAGAAGCACCTAATTTAGAAAGCAATGATTTATCGGCTTTGCTGCAAATCAGGGAAGAAAATATTGTACGTTGTGCTGATCCTGCAACGGCACACGAAATGATTGAATTTATCGATTCGGTTCGTAAAGATGGTGATACCGTTGGCGGAAAAATTGGCTGTGTAGTTAAAGGCTGCCCTGCGGGTTTAGGCGAGCCTGTTTTTGATAAATTACATGCCGATTTAGGTAAAGCCATGCTCAGCATTAATGCGGTTCATGGTTTCGAATACGGCTCAGGCTTTGCCGGAAGCGAATTAAGAGGATCGCAGCACAATGATATTCCTCAGCCAAAAGCTGCCGATTCGAAAGTTTTTAAAACCACCACCAATTATGCCGGTGGTATTTTAGGGGGCATTTCTAACGGAATGGATATTACCTTCAAGGTAGCTTTTAAGCCAGTTGCCACCATTATGCATAACCAACAAACCATTAATGCAGCTGGTGAAGCCTCAGAGATTAAAGGAAAAGGCCGACATGATCCTTGTGTGGTACCCAGAGCGGTAGTTATTGTTGAGGCCATGGCAGCACTTGTTTTAGCCGATCAGTTTTTAAGAAACAAAGCCAGCATTATTTAA
- a CDS encoding aspartate aminotransferase (catalyzes the formation of oxalozcetate and L-glutamate from L-aspartate and 2-oxoglutarate) has product MPKISQKGVQMPASPIRKLTPFADQAKKDGKKVFHLNIGQPDIETPEGMLNAIKNIDFNVWAYTPSEGTLAYRLKLTEYYNKLGYNITPENILVTVGGSEAITIAMQTCVNEGDEIIIPEPFYANYNGFACMSNVVVKPILSYIENGFALPPIAEFEKLITEKTKAIIICNPNNPTGYLYSRAELEALKTLCVKYDLFLFSDEAYREFCYDGREFISPMHLDGLDENVVIMDTVSKRYSACGARLGCLITKNKEVIASGLKFAQARLSPGMVEQIAGAAAVDTPDSYFEKVNTEYTLRRDTLVGRLNQIEGVFCPNPGGAFYVVAKFPIDDADQFCQWILEDFNHNNQTVMMAPATGFYSTPGSGKNEVRMAYVLNTDDLNAAMDCLEVALQQYPGRTV; this is encoded by the coding sequence ATGCCAAAAATTTCACAAAAAGGCGTGCAGATGCCTGCATCGCCAATCAGAAAGTTAACTCCATTTGCAGATCAAGCTAAAAAAGATGGTAAAAAAGTTTTCCATTTAAATATTGGTCAACCCGATATAGAAACACCTGAAGGAATGTTAAATGCCATCAAAAATATTGATTTTAATGTTTGGGCTTATACACCATCAGAAGGTACACTTGCGTACCGTTTAAAACTGACCGAATATTACAATAAACTGGGTTACAATATTACACCTGAAAATATTTTGGTAACAGTTGGTGGCTCTGAGGCCATCACCATTGCGATGCAAACCTGCGTAAACGAGGGCGACGAAATTATCATTCCTGAACCTTTTTATGCCAATTATAATGGTTTTGCCTGTATGAGCAATGTGGTGGTAAAACCAATCCTTTCTTATATTGAAAATGGTTTTGCCTTACCGCCAATTGCCGAATTCGAAAAATTGATTACAGAAAAAACAAAGGCGATCATTATCTGTAACCCCAATAACCCGACTGGTTATTTATATTCAAGAGCAGAATTAGAGGCATTAAAAACACTTTGTGTTAAATACGATCTGTTTTTATTCTCTGACGAAGCTTATCGTGAATTCTGTTACGATGGAAGGGAATTTATTTCTCCAATGCATTTAGATGGCTTAGATGAAAATGTGGTCATAATGGATACGGTTTCTAAACGTTACAGCGCTTGTGGTGCACGTTTAGGTTGTTTAATTACCAAAAACAAGGAAGTTATCGCATCAGGATTAAAATTTGCGCAGGCAAGATTAAGCCCGGGCATGGTTGAACAAATTGCGGGTGCAGCGGCTGTAGATACACCGGATAGTTATTTTGAAAAAGTAAATACCGAATATACTTTACGCCGCGATACTTTAGTTGGCCGGTTAAATCAAATAGAAGGTGTTTTCTGTCCTAATCCAGGTGGTGCATTTTACGTAGTCGCAAAATTCCCAATTGATGATGCGGATCAATTCTGTCAATGGATTTTAGAGGATTTTAACCACAATAACCAAACGGTAATGATGGCACCTGCAACGGGCTTCTACTCTACCCCAGGTTCTGGTAAAAACGAAGTGCGTATGGCATACGTATTAAATACCGATGATTTAAACGCAGCTATGGACTGCCTGGAAGTAGCCTTGCAGCAATACCCTGGAAGAACGGTATAG
- a CDS encoding recombinase: MKRNFSLLYFLKKAKTDQEGISSIYMRITIEKKRVDLATGKQCADTDWLNGKVAGNSAHAKTINQYLRQLESKVHESHRNLIMIGDEVTAKTLADDFLGKGSKVRKLVEVFEDHNREMAELVGIEFAPMTLLRYQTALRHLRQYLQEKHKVHDIDIKKIDHQFLTNYEFFLRTTRKCNNNSAVKYIKNLKKIIKRCLANGWLYRDPFANFKAKVRVIERPCLSEEQVSSLEMREFTNERLNRVKDIFLFSCYTGLAYIDIYQLKRCEIINKNGDEKWIMINRQKTGTPTRVPLLPKAVALLDKYENHPLCVDLDKAFPVSSNQKMNAYLKEIADVCGIKIPLSYHIARHTFATTITLQNGVPIETVSKMLGHKDIRTTQHYAKTLDVKVGRDMAMLKEKLARAKPLAKNTIYNYTITNNNGK; encoded by the coding sequence ATGAAAAGAAATTTCAGTTTACTTTACTTTTTAAAAAAAGCAAAGACAGATCAAGAGGGTATTTCCTCCATCTACATGAGGATTACAATCGAAAAAAAACGCGTCGATCTTGCAACAGGCAAACAATGCGCAGATACCGACTGGTTGAATGGCAAAGTAGCGGGAAATTCTGCCCATGCAAAAACCATCAACCAATACCTAAGACAATTAGAATCAAAGGTTCATGAATCACATCGTAACCTAATCATGATCGGTGACGAGGTGACGGCCAAAACTTTGGCGGATGATTTTCTGGGAAAAGGAAGCAAAGTAAGAAAACTAGTAGAAGTTTTTGAAGACCACAATAGAGAAATGGCAGAACTAGTGGGCATAGAATTCGCACCAATGACGCTGCTACGTTACCAGACGGCACTTAGACACTTGCGGCAATATCTTCAGGAAAAACATAAAGTCCATGACATTGACATCAAAAAAATTGATCACCAGTTCCTGACGAACTACGAATTCTTTTTAAGGACAACCAGAAAATGCAATAATAACTCGGCAGTAAAGTATATTAAAAATCTTAAAAAAATCATCAAAAGATGTTTGGCAAATGGCTGGCTATATAGAGATCCGTTTGCAAACTTCAAAGCCAAAGTAAGAGTTATTGAAAGACCCTGCCTCTCTGAGGAGCAAGTAAGTTCTTTGGAAATGCGCGAATTTACTAACGAACGACTGAACCGTGTAAAAGATATATTTCTTTTCAGCTGCTACACTGGACTTGCCTACATTGATATTTACCAGTTGAAAAGGTGTGAAATCATTAACAAAAATGGGGATGAAAAGTGGATTATGATTAATAGGCAGAAGACAGGCACTCCAACCCGTGTACCGCTTTTACCTAAAGCCGTGGCCTTGCTCGACAAATATGAAAATCATCCACTTTGTGTTGATCTGGATAAAGCTTTCCCGGTTAGCTCCAATCAAAAAATGAATGCCTACCTCAAAGAAATCGCAGATGTATGTGGCATTAAAATTCCCCTATCCTATCATATTGCCCGCCATACTTTTGCTACAACAATAACCCTTCAGAACGGAGTCCCCATCGAAACAGTAAGTAAAATGCTGGGACATAAGGACATAAGGACAACACAGCACTACGCCAAAACCCTGGATGTAAAAGTGGGCAGAGACATGGCAATGCTGAAAGAGAAGCTTGCGAGAGCAAAACCTTTAGCCAAAAATACCATCTACAACTACACTATAACTAATAATAATGGAAAATAA
- a CDS encoding transketolase, whose amino-acid sequence MTNTIDASELSFNDFKSIVINDYKIAFESRQASVLGRREVLTGKAKFGIFGDGKEVPQVAMAKAFKNGDWRSGYYRDQTFAFATGISTIKEFFAQLYANPTEGADPFSGGRQMNCHFATKSVNEDGSWNDLTQIKNCSSDISPTGGQMARLVGLAYASKLFRQNKELDYLKNFSVNGNEVAFGTIGNASTSEGVFFEAINAAGVLQIPMAISIWDDAYGISVPAKYQTTKEDISEVLKGFQRDADQPGYEIYKVKGWDYPALCEVYEKAIHVCRDEHVPVLIHVTELTQPQGHSTSGSHERYKSKDRLSWETEHDCILKMRAWMLDSAVATEEEIAEIEKEAKVFVRNAQKEAWNEFLDSIKPEQKQVIDLISGVAKHQPELAKIAASLASTADAQRREVFTAARKAIRLSASFNSPERNELLAWYKQQAKFNYDRYNSKLHTNGKESPDMIAVVNAAYDEQSKMVDGREVLNACFNENFARDPRLVAFGEDLGNIGDVNQGFAGLQAKYGELRITDTGIREMTIMGQGIGLAMRGLKPIAEIQYLDYLIFALNVLSDDLASLSYRTKGIQKAPVIVRTRGHRLEGIWHSGSPISMILGALRGMHLCVPRNMTQAAGMYNTLFRADEPAVVIECLNGYRLKEKLPVNVGEFTVPLGKAEVLEEGTDITVISYGSSLRIVQEAAEELSLLGISVEIIDPQTLLPFDTTQVCVNSLAKTNKLLVVDEDVPGGASAYILQKVLEEQKGYFHLDGQPKTLSAKAHRPPFGSDGDYFSKPSVDDVIETIYQMMHDANPVKYPSFF is encoded by the coding sequence ATGACCAACACTATTGATGCTTCCGAACTCAGTTTTAACGATTTTAAATCGATCGTGATAAACGACTACAAAATAGCCTTTGAAAGTAGGCAGGCCAGCGTTTTAGGCCGTAGAGAAGTATTAACAGGGAAGGCTAAATTTGGTATTTTCGGCGATGGGAAAGAAGTGCCCCAGGTGGCTATGGCGAAAGCTTTTAAAAACGGCGACTGGCGTTCGGGTTATTACCGCGATCAAACTTTTGCCTTTGCTACAGGCATTTCTACCATTAAAGAATTTTTTGCACAGCTTTACGCCAATCCAACCGAAGGAGCAGATCCCTTTTCTGGCGGGAGGCAAATGAACTGCCATTTTGCAACAAAATCAGTTAATGAAGATGGCAGCTGGAACGATTTAACGCAGATTAAAAACTGCTCATCAGATATTTCTCCAACAGGTGGCCAGATGGCCCGTTTGGTTGGTTTGGCTTATGCTTCTAAATTATTCAGACAAAATAAAGAACTCGATTACCTGAAAAACTTTTCGGTAAACGGAAATGAAGTTGCTTTTGGTACCATTGGCAATGCCTCAACTTCGGAAGGGGTATTTTTTGAAGCCATTAATGCAGCAGGCGTCTTACAGATACCGATGGCCATTTCGATTTGGGATGATGCCTATGGTATTTCGGTTCCGGCAAAATATCAAACTACAAAAGAAGATATTTCTGAAGTGTTAAAAGGTTTTCAGCGTGATGCTGATCAGCCAGGATATGAAATTTATAAAGTAAAAGGCTGGGATTATCCCGCTTTATGTGAGGTATATGAAAAAGCAATACATGTTTGTAGAGATGAACATGTACCTGTTTTAATTCACGTGACCGAACTTACTCAACCCCAGGGACATTCTACTTCTGGCTCGCATGAAAGATACAAGTCAAAGGATCGTTTATCCTGGGAAACCGAGCACGATTGTATCCTGAAAATGCGTGCCTGGATGCTCGATTCGGCGGTAGCAACCGAAGAGGAGATTGCAGAAATTGAAAAAGAAGCAAAGGTTTTTGTACGTAATGCACAAAAAGAAGCCTGGAATGAGTTTTTGGATAGTATTAAACCCGAACAAAAACAAGTAATTGATTTAATTAGTGGCGTAGCTAAACATCAACCTGAGCTGGCTAAAATTGCAGCAAGCCTGGCTTCAACGGCCGATGCACAGCGAAGGGAAGTTTTTACTGCAGCCCGGAAAGCCATACGTTTATCGGCTAGTTTTAACTCTCCTGAACGGAATGAGCTGTTGGCATGGTACAAACAACAGGCTAAGTTTAATTACGACCGTTATAATTCTAAACTGCATACCAACGGTAAAGAAAGCCCGGATATGATTGCAGTGGTTAACGCGGCTTATGATGAGCAATCGAAAATGGTTGACGGCAGGGAAGTGCTTAATGCCTGCTTTAACGAAAATTTTGCCCGCGATCCGCGTTTAGTAGCTTTTGGAGAAGATTTAGGGAATATTGGTGATGTAAATCAGGGTTTTGCTGGTTTGCAGGCCAAATATGGTGAACTGAGAATTACCGATACCGGAATCAGGGAAATGACCATTATGGGGCAGGGTATTGGTTTGGCCATGAGGGGCTTAAAACCGATTGCCGAAATACAATACCTGGATTATTTAATTTTTGCACTAAATGTACTGAGCGATGATTTAGCGTCACTTTCATACCGTACCAAAGGGATTCAGAAGGCACCCGTTATTGTGCGTACCCGTGGCCATCGTTTGGAAGGAATCTGGCATTCGGGATCACCAATCAGCATGATTTTAGGTGCCTTAAGAGGGATGCATTTGTGTGTACCCAGAAATATGACCCAGGCTGCCGGGATGTACAACACCCTTTTCAGGGCTGATGAACCTGCAGTAGTAATTGAGTGTTTAAACGGTTACCGGCTTAAAGAAAAACTACCGGTTAATGTTGGCGAATTTACGGTTCCATTAGGCAAAGCTGAGGTTTTAGAAGAAGGAACTGATATTACGGTAATCTCGTATGGTTCTTCATTAAGAATTGTCCAGGAAGCGGCAGAAGAATTGAGTTTATTGGGTATTTCAGTAGAAATTATAGATCCGCAAACACTATTGCCTTTCGATACCACACAGGTTTGTGTCAACTCGCTTGCCAAAACCAATAAATTACTGGTGGTGGATGAAGATGTTCCCGGAGGTGCATCGGCATATATCCTGCAAAAGGTACTGGAAGAACAAAAAGGTTATTTCCATTTAGATGGTCAGCCGAAAACATTGTCTGCTAAAGCACATCGTCCGCCGTTTGGATCAGATGGTGATTATTTCAGTAAACCATCGGTTGATGATGTTATTGAAACCATTTACCAGATGATGCATGATGCCAATCCTGTTAAATATCCTTCATTTTTTTAA
- a CDS encoding 3-deoxy-7-phosphoheptulonate synthase, protein MKLNLNIQSLNTWLNVNNEPLIISGPCSAETEEQLLTTAHLLAATGKVSVLRAGIWKPRTRPGEFEGIGSIGLEWLKRAKAETGLPTAVEVANAKHVEEALAAGVDILWIGARSTVNPFTVQEIADALKGHDVPVLIKNPVNPDLQLWIGAIERINGAGITKIGAIHRGFSSFEKSSFRNEPMWELAIQLKTLCPELPIINDPSHICGNRELIPYISQKALDLDMQGLMIESHVDPSVAWTDAKQQVTPAALAELVDRLTVREPEAPNEAFADKLADLRKSIDKIDDVLLQKLGERMAIVEKIGEFKRDNQVTILQVNRWDAIIKKGHAFAKALKLDLNFTEKFLELVHGESIRKQTEIMNAGKAEQGIAAEQHTEVKA, encoded by the coding sequence ATGAAACTTAATTTAAACATCCAATCCTTAAACACCTGGTTAAACGTAAACAACGAACCATTAATCATTTCTGGTCCTTGTAGCGCAGAAACTGAAGAACAATTATTAACTACAGCGCATTTATTGGCTGCTACCGGTAAAGTATCGGTATTGAGAGCTGGTATCTGGAAACCACGTACCCGTCCGGGAGAATTTGAAGGTATCGGAAGTATCGGTTTAGAGTGGTTAAAACGTGCTAAAGCAGAAACTGGTTTACCAACAGCTGTTGAGGTTGCGAATGCAAAACACGTTGAAGAGGCTTTGGCAGCGGGTGTTGATATCCTTTGGATTGGTGCACGTTCTACTGTAAATCCTTTCACTGTTCAGGAGATTGCTGATGCTTTAAAAGGCCATGATGTTCCGGTATTGATCAAAAATCCGGTTAACCCTGATCTACAATTATGGATTGGTGCAATTGAGCGTATTAATGGTGCAGGAATTACTAAAATTGGTGCTATTCACCGTGGTTTCTCTTCATTCGAGAAAAGTTCTTTCCGTAACGAACCAATGTGGGAACTTGCTATCCAGTTAAAAACACTTTGCCCTGAATTACCAATCATCAATGATCCAAGTCACATTTGCGGTAACCGTGAGTTAATCCCTTACATTTCTCAAAAAGCATTAGATTTAGATATGCAAGGTTTAATGATCGAATCTCACGTAGATCCTTCAGTTGCCTGGACAGATGCTAAACAACAAGTTACTCCAGCAGCTTTAGCTGAATTGGTTGATCGTTTAACTGTTCGTGAACCAGAAGCACCAAACGAAGCTTTCGCTGATAAATTAGCTGATTTACGTAAATCAATTGATAAAATTGATGATGTATTATTGCAAAAACTAGGCGAACGTATGGCTATTGTAGAGAAAATTGGTGAATTTAAACGCGATAACCAGGTAACTATTTTACAGGTTAACCGTTGGGATGCCATCATTAAAAAAGGTCATGCTTTTGCAAAAGCTTTAAAATTAGACTTAAACTTTACCGAGAAATTCTTAGAATTGGTGCACGGTGAATCGATCCGTAAGCAAACTGAAATTATGAATGCCGGCAAAGCTGAACAAGGCATTGCTGCTGAGCAACATACTGAAGTTAAAGCATAA